GTGCCGCGACTGCCAACACCAGCGCGAGGACGAGCAACGTCAACTCGCCCGCGCGCCAGTCGCGCGCAGTCATCCGGGCGGCCTGGCGGATCAGGTCGTGCAGACCGAAGCGGCCGGCATGCGCGGGCCTGTCATGGCCGGGTTGCCCGGCCGGCGGCTGCGCCGCGGGTTGCCGCTCGTTCAATCGCGCTTGCCCCCGATCGAATTGAGCCGCGACACCATGTGGTTCGCCATCCCGCGAAAGCCGCCCGACACGCCGCGCCACAGGCGCGGCAGCGCCCACGCCGACGCCGCGATGAACGCGGCGAGCAGCACGAGGAACGCGAGCGGAACGAAGAACGCCAGCACGAGCCCGCCGACGACGAGGCCGTCCTCGGTCGACGATGCGACCCAGTTCGAAATCGGTTCGGGAGAGAGGTTGATCAGTGCGCGCGTACCGGCCTTCGCGACGTGCGCGGCACCGGCCAGCGAGCCGCCGGCGAGCCCCGCGACCGCGAGCACGGTCGGATCGGCATGGCCGAGCGCACCGGCTGCCAGTACGGCGCCGGCGGGGATGCGGATGAAGGTATGCACGGCATCCCACAGCGAGTCGAACGCGGGGATCTTGTCGGCCAGGAATTCGGTGAGGGTGAGCACGGCCGCCGCGCCGATGACCCACGGCGACATCAGGACAGCCAGCGTATCGGGCAGATGGAGCCAGCCGACCCGCGCCAGCACGCCGGCGATCAGCACCGTCAGGTACAGGCGCAGCCCGCTCGCCCACGCGAGCCCCGCGCCGAGCGAAATGGCTTCGATCATCGCCCTCTCCTTGCACTTTCCGTGCGATTTGCCGATTGACCGGATCGGGTCGGACAGACCGGCCGCGCGGCGCGTGGCGACCGGCACCGTGTGCCGCGAGAAGCACGACGGTATTCAGGCCCGAATGCGTTCCATTATAGACAGGCTATCCGGGTGACCGGCGCAATTCCGCAGCGCGACATTCCGGGTGCATGTGCGCCCGGATGCCGACGCCCGGACGCCGACGCCCGGATGCCGGCGTCAGGCGGCCGACGACAGCTTGAGGCCGATCAGCCCCGCGACGATCAGCGCGGCGCTCGCGACGCGCGCGGCAGTCAGCGCCTCGCCCATCATCACGATGCCGAACACGAACGCGCCGATCGCGCCGATGCCCGTCCACACCGCGTATGCGGTACCGAGCGGCAACTGGCGCATCGCGACCGCGAGCAGCCCGAAGCTGGCCAGCGCCGTCACGATCGTAAACACCGACGGACCGAGCTTCGTGAAGCCGTCCGACGATTTCAGGCCGGCCGCCCAGGCCACTTCCAGCAAACCGGCAATCAACAACCATACCCACGCCATCTCGACGTACTCCGTATCGGATGGGGCCGTCCCCGTTGAAGCGAATGACCCGGGGTCGTCCCCAGGCGGCGCCGAGTATAACAAGTTGCTTACGGACGCGCCGGCTGCGGGCAGGCCGGTGGCCGATCGAGGGCGCGATCGGCCAGGCCCGGTCAGTTCGGTCAGTTCGACACGCGCTTGGGTGCGACGCCGCCGACGCAGCGGTCGTCGCGGTACAGCGCCCACTCCTCGCACACGCGGCCATCCTTGAACATGCACATCCCGACCTGCCCGCGCGGCAGGCTGCGGACCACGTGGCGACCGCCGAGCTTCTCGCAGTTGACCGACGCGGGATTGGCCATCGCCGCCTGGGCGGGCGGCTGCTGCCCGGGCGGCAGCGGTTGGGCGAACGCGCCGGGCGCAGCGAGCGCCAGCGCACAGATGACGACCAGACGGACGGACATTGCACGCTCCTCGTTTTTGTTCGCGGAACGGTCAGGATAACGGGGAATGAGCGAGCGGTGTGCAAGGCCGGCGCACGCCGCGAGACTGTCGCGCCGGCGCAACCTTGCCGGCGCGCGACGCCCTGCTCAGGGACACCGTCCGCTCCATCACGCGGCGCCGACGAGCCGGTAACCGACGCCCGTCTCGGTGACGATGTACTCGGGCTGCGCGGGGTCGAGTTCGAGCTTCTGCCGCAGGTGCGCCATGTAGATGCGCAGGTAGTGATGGCTTTCGACGTGCGACGGCCCCCACACGTCACGCAGCAGCTGGCGATGCGTAAGCACGCGCCCCGCGTGCCGCACGAGCGTCGCGAGCAGCCGGTATTCGAGCGGCGTCAGGTGCACGATCTCGCCGTCGCGCCACACCTGGCGCAGCGCGAGATCGACGGTCACGGTGCCGAAGGTCACCTTCGGCGATTCGTTCGCGCCGCCCTGGTTGCGCCGGCGCAGTTGCGCGCGAATCCGCGCGCGCAGTTCGGACACGCCGAACGGCTTGGTCAGGTAGTCGTCGGCGCCCGCGTCGAGCGCGGCGACCTTCTCCTCTTCCTGCGTACGCGCGGACAGCACGATCACCGGCACCTCGGACCAGCCGCGCAACTCGCGGATCACGTCGAGGCCGTCGGTGTCGGGCAGGCCGAGGTCGACGATCACGAGGTCGGGCTTGCGCGTCGCCGCGTCGATCAGCCCCTGCTTGCCCGTCTCGGCCTCGAACACCGCGATGTCCTCCTCTTCGAGCGCGGCGCGCACGAAACGGCGGATCTGCTTTTCGTCCTCGATCAGGACGACGGTCAGGCTGGGTTCACTCATGGTCTGGCAATGGCTCGGATGGGGACGATGCGCCCGGCACATCGGATTCGTCGTCGGGCACGGCAGGTGCCGCCGGCGGCGTCTCGACCGGCAGGGTGAACCAGAAGCGCGCGCCCGTCACGTGGCCGTCGGGCGCGGTGCGGTTGAGCGCGCCGATTTTACCGCCGTGCGCCTCGACGATTGCGCGGCAGATCGCGAGGCCGAGCCCGATGCCCGGCGTCGCCGATTCCTTCTCGCCGCGCGTGAACTTGTCGAAGATGCGCGTTTCCATGCCGGCCGGCAGGCCCGGGCCGTGATCGTCGACATGCACGCGCACGAACGGCAGCCCGTCGTCGGTCACACGCTCCGCGCCGATGTCGATCGGCGTATCGGGTGGCGTGTACTTCGCCGCGTTCTCGAACAGGTTGGTGAACAGGCGCTCCATCAGCACCGCGTCCATCTGCAGCAGCGGCAGGTCGGCCGGCAGCGCGACGCGCGCCGGATGACGCGCGAGCACGC
The DNA window shown above is from Burkholderia cepacia and carries:
- a CDS encoding DUF4126 domain-containing protein, yielding MIEAISLGAGLAWASGLRLYLTVLIAGVLARVGWLHLPDTLAVLMSPWVIGAAAVLTLTEFLADKIPAFDSLWDAVHTFIRIPAGAVLAAGALGHADPTVLAVAGLAGGSLAGAAHVAKAGTRALINLSPEPISNWVASSTEDGLVVGGLVLAFFVPLAFLVLLAAFIAASAWALPRLWRGVSGGFRGMANHMVSRLNSIGGKRD
- the sugE gene encoding quaternary ammonium compound efflux SMR transporter SugE; the encoded protein is MAWVWLLIAGLLEVAWAAGLKSSDGFTKLGPSVFTIVTALASFGLLAVAMRQLPLGTAYAVWTGIGAIGAFVFGIVMMGEALTAARVASAALIVAGLIGLKLSSAA
- a CDS encoding putative hemolysin; protein product: MSVRLVVICALALAAPGAFAQPLPPGQQPPAQAAMANPASVNCEKLGGRHVVRSLPRGQVGMCMFKDGRVCEEWALYRDDRCVGGVAPKRVSN
- the kdpE gene encoding two-component system response regulator KdpE, which codes for MSEPSLTVVLIEDEKQIRRFVRAALEEEDIAVFEAETGKQGLIDAATRKPDLVIVDLGLPDTDGLDVIRELRGWSEVPVIVLSARTQEEEKVAALDAGADDYLTKPFGVSELRARIRAQLRRRNQGGANESPKVTFGTVTVDLALRQVWRDGEIVHLTPLEYRLLATLVRHAGRVLTHRQLLRDVWGPSHVESHHYLRIYMAHLRQKLELDPAQPEYIVTETGVGYRLVGAA